A single window of Acidobacteriota bacterium DNA harbors:
- a CDS encoding cytochrome c oxidase subunit II, producing MGELLGLPIQASEHAPEIDEMIVLIHWLMAVLFVGWGTFYVYTLIRFRASANPKADYTGVTSHTSSYLEIGVAVIEAVLLIGFAVPAWAHRVNDIPPEEEATVVNVIGKQFEWISHYPGPDGRWGRRDISLITPTNNIGLDRSDPNGADDIVSINQLNLPINKPVIINLSSQDVIHSFGIAEMRVKQDAVPGLQIPVWWVPNVLGQFEVNCSQLCGLGHYRMRGFVTIMEQDEYDAWLEEEASFLTGN from the coding sequence CTGGCTGATGGCGGTGCTGTTCGTCGGCTGGGGGACCTTCTACGTCTATACCCTGATCCGGTTCCGGGCGAGCGCCAATCCGAAGGCGGACTACACCGGCGTCACGAGCCACACGTCGAGCTACCTGGAGATCGGCGTGGCGGTCATCGAGGCGGTGCTGCTGATCGGTTTCGCCGTCCCCGCCTGGGCGCACCGGGTGAACGACATCCCGCCGGAGGAAGAGGCGACCGTCGTCAACGTGATCGGCAAGCAGTTCGAGTGGATCTCGCACTATCCGGGCCCCGACGGCCGGTGGGGGCGGCGCGACATCAGCCTCATCACGCCGACCAACAACATCGGTCTCGACCGCAGCGACCCGAACGGCGCCGACGACATCGTGTCGATCAACCAGTTGAACCTGCCGATCAACAAGCCGGTAATCATCAACCTGTCGTCGCAGGACGTCATCCACAGCTTCGGCATCGCGGAGATGCGCGTCAAGCAGGACGCCGTACCGGGTTTGCAGATTCCGGTCTGGTGGGTACCGAACGTGCTCGGTCAGTTCGAGGTCAACTGCTCGCAGCTCTGCGGTCTCGGCCACTACCGGATGCGCGGCTTCGTGACGATCATGGAGCAGGACGAGTACGACGCCTGGCTGGAGGAGGAGGCGTCCTTCCTCACCGGCAACTAG